The DNA region TCATTGTGCAACGAAACCAGGACATAGAAATGCAAAAGATCCAACTAATATTTTTTATACGAATGTGTTAATGTTTTTAAATATTTTAAAAAACCATGAATATTTTGGAAAATTAATATTTTTAAGTTCAGGTGCAATTTATGATCAACGCTTTTATAAACCTAAAATGACTGAAGAATATTTTGGAGAACATATTCCGGTAGACGAAACAGGTTTAAGCAAATATGTTTGTGCGAAATTATTGGAAAATTTACCAAATTCAGTTGAATTACGGCCTTTTGGTGTGTTTGGTAAATATGAAGATTATGCAATTAGGTTTATTTCAAATGCAATTTGTAAAGCAATTTTTGACCTACCAATTACTATTAAGAAGAATAGAAAATTTGATTACATATTTATTGATGATTTAGTAAATATAATAGAATATTTTATTTTAAACAACTCTAAATATAAAGCATATAATGTAACTCCTGATAATTCGGTGGAACTTTTAGAGATTGCACGTAAAATTTTACAAATTTCAAAAAAGAGTTTGCCAATTATAATTAAAGAAAACGGTATGGGTATTGAGTATAGTGGAAATAACGAAAGATTAAAAAAGGAAATACCTGATTTAAAATTTACTGAAATCGATATGGCTTTAGAAAAACTTTATTATTGGTACTTGGAAAATAAAGATAAGATTGATTACAATTTACTGTTGGTTGACAAATAAGATTGCGTGGTGTAAGAATGAATAATAAAATTAAAGCATTAGTTTTTGATATTGATGGGACAGTATCTTATGGCAATAAAATAATTGATGGATCATTGGAAGTTTTTAATTGGTGTAAAAAAAAAGGATTGAAAGTTTTATTTTTATCAAATAGCTCAAAAAATTCTAGAAACAGCATATATAAAAAACTAATAAATATGGGTTTTGAGGTTCAAGAGCATGAAGTAATGAATTGTTCATTAGCAGCGGTTTATTATTTTCAAAGAAAAAAAATTAACAAAGTATTTGTTTTTGGTAGTGATGAGTTAAAAATGGAACTTCTGAAAAATGGTATACAGGTTTTAGAAAACCTTAATTTGACAAAGTATATTTTATTGGGGTATATGGAAGATTATACTTTTAAAGATATTATTACGATTTCAGATGAAATTTATTTAGGAAAAAGAGTTATTGCTTGTAATAAGGATAGAAATTATCCAACAGAGGAAGGTATCTTAAAGCCGGCGTTAGGGGCTGTAGTTTCTGCAATTGAGTTTTCTACCGATAAAAAGATAAAATATATAGGAAAACCAAATAAATTTATTTTAGAGATATTATTAAAAGAAAATAATTTAAATTTTAATGATGTAATGATTGTAGGTGATTGTTTTGAAAGTGATATAAAGCTTGCAGTAAATATTAACGTACCTGCAATATTTATCAGTAATAATTGTGAAAAATCAAAAATAAATTATAATTTAAATAATGTTATATGTTCAAATAGCATCACAGAAATTATAAATATTTTAAAAGAGTATTAAAAACTGGTGATTATAATGTTAAAAATAGATGATATAAAATTAGAAATATTTGTATTGACTTATAATAGGGCTAAATATTTAGATGCGACATTAAAAAGTATTGTTAATCAATCTTACAAAAAATTTAATATAATAGTTTTAGATAATAATAGTACGGATGAAACCGAGTTAATAGTAAAGAAATACCAAAATTTACATGACATAAAATATATTCGAAATGATTTAAATATAGGTGTTGTTGGAAATTTTTTAAAAGCAAAAGAACTGGCTTCAAAAGAATTTGCCATGATTTTTCATGATGATGATATTATGCATCCTGAATATGTGGAAACAGCTTTAAAATTATTAGAGCAAAATAATGATTCAGTTTTTCTTGGAGCTGCAATGAGTTTTGAGTTAGAACCAGATTTTGAATTTCAAAAAAATAATGCTAAAGCAAAAATTTTATCTCAAAAAGATTTTGCTTCGTTATTGTATAGAGGTTTTCCTTATCATTATGCTTCAACTGTATTTCGGACAAAATTTTTAAAAAAAGCAAAAGTGGAGTTTAAAAAATATGGAAAATTATCTGATCGTCCTGTTTTAATAAACCTGTTGCAATATGGAAAAGCTATTGTATTATTAGAACCTTATATAAAATATAGATTGCACCCTGAACAGGATAGCCAAACTAAAAGTTCGGGGCCATTTTTAAGTGAAATTATTGAATTAAATAAATTGTATAAAAGTATATTAGGTGACAGTGTTTTTAACAAATATGGTAGATCCTTTTTACTTGCCAATTATATTTATATTAATCAAAGCTTTAAAGAATTATATCAAACAAAAAAACTCAAAACAAAAATTGATTATCTCAATACTTTTATTAAAAATGAAGCATCTTCTTTAAAAGCAATTTTAATTGGATATTTTATTGAAGCATTACCTTATAGGGTGTATAAAATAATAAAAAATGTAAAGAAGAGAAAGCAAAAAGTTAATTTCATAATTTTATAATTCAATTTTCGTACCTTGAAAATAATAACATTATTAAAGAAAATTTAGTGATATTAATAGAAAAAACCTTTCTGTTTGGTAAAAAGGAGGTGCCCAAACTAACCATAAAACCTAAACAGAAAGGTGCATCTATAAGTTACAACACAATTTTCTGCCTGAGAAGTGTGCAAAAAGAATTTTTAAGATTTTTTAATCTTAAAGATTGGGCAACTATTAAGAGATGATTGAATACGAAAAACTTTGTGTACTTCTTGTTTGGCAATTTTTCAATTAATTTTCTAATTATTATTGGACGCATTGTTTGTGTTTTTTAAATATTACTAACTCTTGGCTGGTCAGATGGCTATAGTTTTGTATCTATTGATTTTACTTTGTTACGTTCTGTTAAAAATGATAACCGCTTATGTGAAAAACGTTAGGGTATAGATAAATATAAAAATGGTTATTAGTGTTGAGTAAAAGACTTAACTCCTAAATTGATGTAGTTATTCAAATGTTTGATAGAGCTTTACTTACTGAGTTTTTCGCGGATTCTGCGTTTATGGATAGTAGATCACTCGTGTTCCAGTGCTTTGGGCATTAAAAGCCTGGGGTTTTTACATTATTGGTATGGTGAAGCATCTAAAACAATCTTATATTTTCTAAACACTTTGACCTTGCAAAGAAATATATGCTAAAGAGTCTTAGAATCCCAAAGCTAATATTTTGGGTTCGGTCTTAGTTTACACAACCTGTGGACTGCCCCTTAAGATAGTTTTTGTTCAAAATCGGAACAAACGCCTGGAGTAGCTTGCTATTTTTAAGACTGACGATCCTTAGTTTAGATAATACAGAAATTGTATGTATTTATAGTATGCGTTGGAATGTAAAGAATTTCTGTAAAACATCAAAGTCTTTTCTGAAGCTTGGTCAAGAATTTTAAGGATGCTCGTTCGATATGCTCGTTAGACACCATTTTCGTTTTTATTCGCCTAATTATTCCTAGAATGGGAACGTAGACAAAATAATGATAATCGTTCGCATGGTGCCTTGTTATTTCTTTCTGGCGATGAAGTAAAGATATGGATTATTTATAAAATTGTT from Carboxydothermus pertinax includes:
- a CDS encoding NAD-dependent epimerase/dehydratase family protein gives rise to the protein MKIFITGGTGFIGRNLVEKLSKTYFVYAPSRKELDLTDEEKTRKFIKENKFDVIVHCATKPGHRNAKDPTNIFYTNVLMFLNILKNHEYFGKLIFLSSGAIYDQRFYKPKMTEEYFGEHIPVDETGLSKYVCAKLLENLPNSVELRPFGVFGKYEDYAIRFISNAICKAIFDLPITIKKNRKFDYIFIDDLVNIIEYFILNNSKYKAYNVTPDNSVELLEIARKILQISKKSLPIIIKENGMGIEYSGNNERLKKEIPDLKFTEIDMALEKLYYWYLENKDKIDYNLLLVDK
- a CDS encoding HAD-IIA family hydrolase is translated as MNNKIKALVFDIDGTVSYGNKIIDGSLEVFNWCKKKGLKVLFLSNSSKNSRNSIYKKLINMGFEVQEHEVMNCSLAAVYYFQRKKINKVFVFGSDELKMELLKNGIQVLENLNLTKYILLGYMEDYTFKDIITISDEIYLGKRVIACNKDRNYPTEEGILKPALGAVVSAIEFSTDKKIKYIGKPNKFILEILLKENNLNFNDVMIVGDCFESDIKLAVNINVPAIFISNNCEKSKINYNLNNVICSNSITEIINILKEY
- a CDS encoding glycosyltransferase family 2 protein, whose protein sequence is MLKIDDIKLEIFVLTYNRAKYLDATLKSIVNQSYKKFNIIVLDNNSTDETELIVKKYQNLHDIKYIRNDLNIGVVGNFLKAKELASKEFAMIFHDDDIMHPEYVETALKLLEQNNDSVFLGAAMSFELEPDFEFQKNNAKAKILSQKDFASLLYRGFPYHYASTVFRTKFLKKAKVEFKKYGKLSDRPVLINLLQYGKAIVLLEPYIKYRLHPEQDSQTKSSGPFLSEIIELNKLYKSILGDSVFNKYGRSFLLANYIYINQSFKELYQTKKLKTKIDYLNTFIKNEASSLKAILIGYFIEALPYRVYKIIKNVKKRKQKVNFIIL